In Sedimentibacter sp. MB31-C6, one genomic interval encodes:
- the purH gene encoding bifunctional phosphoribosylaminoimidazolecarboxamide formyltransferase/IMP cyclohydrolase: MRALISVSDKTGIVEFAKKLIELGVEIISTGGTKKVLEDADVKVSGISDITGFPECLDGRVKTLHPNIHAGLLAMRSNSEHMQQLKDLNIETIDIVVVNLYPFKETILKDSVTREIAIENIDIGGPTMLRAAAKNYQDVAVVVDPKDYSVIVEELEHSKEVSLGTKFSLCLKVFEHTSHYDTLIANYIKKENNDNNLPETFTMTYEKVQDMRYGENPHQKAAFYKEVIRDKGLLTSAEQLHGKELSFNNINDTNGALELLKEFEEPTVVACKHSNPCGVGTADNIYGAYIKAYQADPTSIYGGIVVSNREIDEKTAEEINKIFLEIVVAPSYSAKAIEILKSKKNIRILKLRNIMQKQDENDYDLKKVAGGILVQTIDNKLLEEDNQLKKVTKREPSEQEMKDLIMAWKIVKHTKSNAITIVKNGQSIGIGPGQVNRIWSCKQAIEHAEEFLGKDSLKGACLGSDAYFPFSDSVETAAEAGVTAIIQPGGSIRDKDSIEACDKYNISMLFTNMRHFKH; this comes from the coding sequence ATGAGAGCTTTAATAAGTGTATCAGATAAAACTGGTATTGTAGAATTTGCAAAAAAACTTATAGAATTAGGTGTTGAGATTATTTCGACTGGAGGAACTAAAAAGGTATTAGAAGATGCAGATGTAAAAGTTTCAGGAATATCAGATATAACAGGATTTCCTGAATGTTTAGATGGAAGGGTTAAAACGTTGCATCCTAACATACATGCAGGACTGTTAGCAATGCGTTCAAATTCAGAACACATGCAACAACTAAAAGATTTAAATATAGAAACTATAGATATAGTTGTAGTTAATTTGTATCCATTTAAAGAAACAATTTTAAAGGATTCTGTTACAAGAGAAATAGCTATAGAGAACATAGATATTGGTGGTCCAACAATGCTTAGAGCTGCTGCAAAAAATTATCAAGATGTGGCAGTAGTCGTAGACCCTAAAGATTATAGTGTTATAGTAGAAGAATTAGAGCATAGCAAAGAAGTCTCGTTAGGCACAAAATTTTCCTTATGTTTAAAGGTGTTTGAGCATACATCACATTATGATACATTAATAGCTAATTATATTAAGAAAGAAAATAATGACAATAATTTACCTGAAACATTTACTATGACATATGAAAAAGTACAAGATATGAGATATGGCGAAAATCCTCATCAAAAAGCTGCTTTTTATAAAGAAGTTATTCGAGATAAGGGTCTTCTTACATCAGCAGAACAGTTACATGGTAAAGAATTGTCTTTTAATAATATTAATGATACTAATGGTGCACTAGAATTATTGAAAGAATTTGAAGAACCAACTGTTGTAGCTTGTAAACATTCGAATCCTTGCGGTGTAGGAACTGCAGATAATATATATGGTGCATATATAAAAGCTTATCAAGCTGATCCTACATCAATATATGGCGGTATTGTTGTATCTAATAGAGAAATAGACGAAAAAACAGCAGAAGAAATAAATAAAATATTTTTAGAAATTGTAGTTGCACCTTCTTATTCTGCTAAAGCTATTGAAATTCTAAAATCAAAGAAAAATATTAGAATTTTGAAATTAAGAAATATTATGCAAAAACAAGATGAAAATGATTATGATTTGAAAAAAGTAGCTGGAGGAATTTTAGTACAAACTATAGATAATAAGCTTTTAGAAGAAGATAATCAATTAAAAAAAGTAACAAAACGAGAACCTTCTGAACAAGAAATGAAAGATTTAATAATGGCTTGGAAAATTGTAAAACATACGAAATCTAATGCAATAACAATTGTAAAAAATGGACAGTCCATTGGTATAGGACCTGGTCAAGTTAATCGAATTTGGTCATGCAAACAAGCAATTGAACATGCTGAAGAGTTTTTAGGTAAAGACAGTCTTAAGGGAGCTTGCCTTGGCTCAGATGCTTATTTTCCATTTTCAGATAGTGTAGAAACTGCAGCAGAGGCAGGTGTAACAGCTATTATTCAACCAGGAGGATCAATTAGAGATAAGGATTCAATAGAAGCATGTGATAAGTATAATATATCTATGCTATTTACTAATATGAGACATTTTAAACACTAA
- the purN gene encoding phosphoribosylglycinamide formyltransferase, which yields MSRTKIGVLISGSGTNLQSIINNITTGNINGEITVVISNKKEAYGLERARQHNIDAVFVNQKDFENLEQFNDVLIEKLENHGVELVILAGYLKILSKKFISLYKNRIINIHPSLIPSFCGKGYYGIKVHEAAINYGVKVSGATVHFVDEEADNGPIIMQESVHLDYEDTAETLQNKILKIEHKILPLAVKYYCEGKLKVVGRKVIIVENEELKNNK from the coding sequence ATGTCACGAACAAAAATAGGAGTATTGATTTCAGGCTCTGGAACAAATTTACAGTCTATAATTAATAATATTACAACTGGTAATATAAATGGAGAAATTACAGTTGTAATTTCCAACAAAAAGGAAGCCTACGGACTAGAAAGAGCAAGACAGCATAATATTGATGCTGTTTTTGTCAATCAAAAAGATTTTGAAAACTTAGAACAATTTAACGATGTATTAATTGAAAAGTTAGAAAATCATGGAGTAGAACTTGTCATATTAGCAGGATATCTTAAGATTTTATCTAAAAAATTTATAAGTCTTTATAAAAATAGAATAATAAACATACATCCATCATTAATACCGTCTTTTTGCGGTAAGGGATATTATGGAATTAAAGTACATGAAGCTGCAATTAATTATGGGGTAAAGGTTAGTGGTGCAACTGTTCACTTTGTAGATGAGGAAGCGGATAATGGACCAATTATAATGCAGGAAAGTGTTCATCTTGATTATGAAGATACTGCAGAAACACTACAAAATAAAATTCTTAAAATAGAACATAAAATTTTACCTTTAGCAGTTAAATATTATTGTGAAGGTAAATTAAAAGTAGTAGGTAGAAAGGTTATAATAGTTGAAAATGAAGAATTAAAAAATAATAAGTAA
- the purC gene encoding phosphoribosylaminoimidazolesuccinocarboxamide synthase: MKKTEMLYEGKAKKVYKTDDEKKYIVEYKDDATAFNGEKKGTIVGKGVVNNKMSAALFAILEEEGIPTHQVELLSDRESLVKAVKILPIEVIVRNVAAGSLAKRLGLEEGTPMKKTILEFCYKNDALGDPMINDYHIAAMNFATDEQLDTVKKYAIKINDILKKFFIERNIKLIDFKLEFGIYDGIVILADEISPDTCRLWDGNSNKKLDKDRFRRDLGGVEEVYQEVLNRISKK; this comes from the coding sequence ATGAAAAAAACAGAAATGTTATATGAAGGTAAAGCAAAAAAAGTATATAAAACTGATGATGAAAAGAAATATATTGTTGAATATAAAGACGATGCTACAGCATTTAACGGTGAAAAAAAGGGTACAATAGTTGGTAAGGGTGTAGTTAATAATAAGATGTCAGCAGCTCTTTTCGCTATTCTAGAAGAAGAAGGTATACCAACTCATCAAGTTGAACTTTTAAGTGACAGAGAATCTTTGGTTAAGGCAGTTAAAATTTTACCAATTGAAGTTATTGTAAGAAATGTTGCTGCCGGTTCATTAGCTAAAAGATTAGGATTAGAAGAAGGAACTCCTATGAAGAAAACTATACTTGAATTCTGTTATAAAAATGATGCTCTCGGAGATCCAATGATAAATGATTATCATATAGCAGCTATGAATTTCGCAACAGATGAACAATTAGATACTGTTAAAAAGTATGCAATAAAAATAAATGATATATTGAAAAAATTCTTTATTGAAAGAAATATTAAGTTAATCGATTTTAAATTGGAATTTGGGATATATGATGGAATAGTTATACTTGCTGATGAAATATCACCTGATACATGTAGGTTATGGGACGGTAATAGTAATAAAAAACTTGATAAAGATAGATTTAGAAGAGATTTAGGTGGAGTAGAAGAAGTTTATCAGGAAGTATTGAATAGAATCAGCAAAAAATAA
- the purF gene encoding amidophosphoribosyltransferase: MYDKLFEDDKMHEECGIVGVFSQNPDITSQLVYYGLFALQHRGQESAGIAINTGGKIEYHKDMGLVSDVLKKDVIDRLSGGISIGHVRYSTSGGSEKENAQPLVVRYKKGKLAFAHNGNLVNADSMREILEDDGVIFQTSIDTEVVANMVARNSNGNIVKSIKNVMEIIKGAFAFVVMTEKELIGVRDHFGLRPLCLGKRLDGYLLASESCAINAMGGEFIRDIEPGEIVIINENGVESIKSKKYAQRKSCMFEYVYFARPDSNIDGINVYQARYNAGKMLAKEAPVKADLVFSVPDSGTPAAIGYSQELGIPFGLGLIKNRYAKRTFIEPNQELREQGVKTKLSVLNEIVKEKIVVIIDDSIVRGTTTRQIVQMVKDSGAKEVHVRIASPPVTHSCFFGIDTPFRQYLIGATKTIEEIKDFIKADSIHYLSLDGLVNSTNSNQGFCLACLNGDYPMEVPKFE; encoded by the coding sequence ATGTACGATAAATTATTTGAAGATGACAAGATGCACGAAGAATGTGGTATTGTAGGAGTTTTTTCACAAAACCCTGACATTACTTCACAATTGGTATATTACGGTTTATTTGCTTTACAGCATAGAGGTCAAGAAAGTGCCGGCATAGCTATTAATACAGGTGGAAAAATTGAATATCATAAGGATATGGGACTAGTTTCTGATGTTCTAAAAAAAGATGTTATAGATAGATTATCTGGTGGTATTTCAATAGGACATGTTAGGTATTCAACGTCTGGTGGCAGCGAAAAAGAAAATGCTCAACCATTAGTAGTAAGGTATAAAAAGGGAAAATTAGCTTTTGCACATAATGGAAATCTAGTAAATGCAGATTCTATGAGAGAAATTTTAGAAGATGATGGAGTAATTTTTCAGACATCAATTGATACTGAAGTTGTTGCCAATATGGTTGCAAGAAATTCTAATGGAAATATAGTGAAATCTATAAAAAATGTTATGGAAATTATAAAAGGAGCTTTTGCTTTTGTAGTAATGACTGAAAAGGAACTTATAGGAGTAAGAGATCATTTTGGTTTAAGGCCTTTATGTTTAGGTAAAAGACTAGATGGTTATTTACTTGCATCAGAAAGTTGTGCAATAAATGCAATGGGTGGAGAGTTTATAAGAGATATTGAGCCAGGTGAAATAGTTATTATAAATGAAAATGGTGTTGAAAGTATTAAAAGTAAAAAATATGCTCAAAGAAAATCATGTATGTTTGAATATGTATATTTTGCTAGACCTGATAGTAATATTGACGGTATAAATGTATATCAAGCAAGATATAATGCTGGTAAAATGTTAGCTAAGGAAGCACCTGTTAAAGCTGATTTAGTATTTTCAGTACCAGATTCCGGTACACCTGCTGCTATAGGTTATTCACAAGAACTTGGCATACCATTTGGTCTTGGATTAATTAAAAATCGATATGCAAAACGTACTTTTATAGAGCCTAATCAAGAGTTAAGGGAACAAGGAGTAAAAACTAAGTTAAGTGTTTTAAATGAAATTGTTAAGGAAAAAATTGTTGTAATTATTGATGATAGTATTGTTAGGGGAACTACTACCAGACAAATAGTACAAATGGTCAAAGATTCTGGAGCAAAAGAAGTACATGTTAGAATTGCCTCACCTCCTGTTACTCATTCATGTTTTTTTGGAATAGATACTCCCTTTAGACAATATTTAATTGGGGCAACTAAAACTATTGAAGAAATAAAGGACTTTATTAAAGCTGATAGTATACATTATTTAAGTTTAGACGGTCTTGTTAATTCAACTAATTCTAATCAAGGTTTTTGCTTAGCTTGTTTAAATGGGGATTATCCAATGGAAGTACCAAAATTTGAATAA
- the purE gene encoding 5-(carboxyamino)imidazole ribonucleotide mutase, translating into MKVAIIMGSDSDFPVVEKGYNILKDFGVAVDVRVISAHRTPEVAFDFAKQAEENGYEVIIGAAGKAAHLPGVLAGCTSLPVIGLPIKSSELDGIDALLAIVQMPPGVPVATVAINGADNAALLAIQILSVKYEDLRIKFKDYKNKMAQKVIDKNIKLNEKLSCK; encoded by the coding sequence ATGAAAGTAGCTATTATTATGGGAAGTGATTCAGACTTTCCGGTTGTTGAAAAAGGATATAACATATTAAAAGATTTTGGAGTAGCAGTTGATGTAAGAGTTATTTCGGCTCATAGGACACCTGAGGTTGCTTTTGATTTTGCAAAACAAGCTGAAGAGAATGGTTATGAAGTTATAATAGGCGCAGCAGGTAAGGCAGCTCATTTGCCTGGAGTTTTAGCAGGATGCACATCATTACCTGTAATTGGGCTTCCAATCAAATCATCAGAGTTAGATGGAATAGATGCATTACTAGCTATAGTTCAGATGCCACCAGGAGTTCCTGTTGCTACAGTTGCAATAAATGGTGCAGATAATGCAGCATTACTTGCTATTCAAATATTATCAGTAAAATATGAAGATTTGAGAATTAAATTCAAAGATTATAAAAATAAAATGGCTCAAAAAGTTATAGATAAAAATATAAAACTAAATGAAAAATTAAGTTGTAAATAA
- a CDS encoding phosphoribosylformylglycinamidine synthase, with protein MNFNVKRVFVEKRNGFNTEALNLFYNFKENLNLSSLKNIRILNRYDVSNINDEDFQKAVNLVFSEPNQDLVFLEDVDILNYRVFAIEYLPGQYDQRADSAAQCIQIITGKEKPLVRFARVIVLEGELTDIEFEKVKKYYINPVDSREANLTKPETLAEIYFEAESVDIISNFVNKSEDEIEKFRNNMGLAMSIEDLLFCQEYFKYTEKRNPTITEIKVIDTYWSDHCRHTTFSTVIENIDFGKGIISEEIKNTFDKYLESRNFVYNDKQKDICLMDLATIGAKELRKQGLLDDLEISDEINACSIVIKVEIDGKDEEWLLMFKNETHNHPTEIEPFGGAATCLGGAIRDPLSGRSYVYQAMRVTGSGDPRQSIEDTLTGKLPQRKISTEATEGYSSYGNQIGLSTGHVLEIYHSDFIAKRMEIGAVIGAAPKDNVVRGNPEKGDVVILLGGRTGRDGCGGATGSSKEHTEESINLCGSEVQKGNAPTERKIQRLFRNPSVSKLIKRCNDFGAGGVSVAIGELADGLIINLDLVPKKYKGLDGTELAISESQERMAVVVKKEDIKIFNELAHKENLESTAVAEVTDDRRLVMNWKGHTILNISRDFLDTNGKKQYINALIKEPLVKEINIINNFKSDNLKEMWLENLKDLNVACQKGMVERFDSTIGAGTVLMPFGGKNQLTPSEGMVAKIPVQRGTTNTCSLMAHGYDPFLSKISPYHGAMYAVIHSVAKIVSMGGNYKNIRLTFQEYFEKLNKDPEKWGKPLSALLGAFKAQHEMKIPAIGGKDSMSGTFKDLNVPPTLVSFAVTTSKVKNIISPEFKKINSKVVLVNIKKDKFNLPDFDDLKRKYESIYEAVSLRKILSAHTVGYGGTAAAISKMTFGNDIGFRTKEGLLVDSKGYFSPNYGDIILELEQNIDIDLECIELGYTTSEKNVVVNSSFIITIDEMKKSWIEPLNDIYPIKKDLSETIEKYYHTGGIKLKSTLNIAKPKVLIPTFPGTNCEYDTKRAFERAGANAEIYVFRNLSAFDIEESIREMNNLIRQSQIIAFPGGFSSGDEPEGSGKFISAVFRNELLKEAVMDLLRNRDGLIIGICNGFQALIKLGLVPFGEIVDMKDGYPTLTYNKIGRHISTFARTKVVSNLSPWLKGCNIGDTHNIPISHGEGRFVASEYWIKKLKENGQIATQYVDFDGNPSYDGLFNPNGSTYAVECITSPDGRVLGKMGHSERLDKDIYVNIPGNKDQLIFESGVNYYK; from the coding sequence ATGAATTTCAATGTTAAGAGAGTTTTTGTAGAAAAAAGAAATGGATTTAATACAGAAGCTTTAAATCTTTTTTACAACTTTAAGGAAAATCTTAATCTAAGTAGTTTGAAAAATATTAGAATTCTAAATAGATATGATGTATCTAATATTAACGATGAAGATTTTCAAAAAGCTGTTAATTTAGTTTTTTCTGAACCAAATCAAGATTTAGTTTTTTTAGAGGATGTTGACATATTAAATTATAGAGTATTTGCAATTGAATATTTACCAGGACAGTATGATCAAAGAGCTGACTCAGCAGCTCAATGTATACAAATAATTACTGGTAAGGAAAAACCTTTAGTAAGGTTTGCAAGAGTTATAGTTCTGGAAGGAGAACTAACAGATATAGAATTTGAAAAAGTTAAAAAGTACTATATTAATCCAGTTGATTCAAGGGAAGCTAATTTAACAAAACCAGAAACATTAGCTGAAATTTATTTTGAAGCTGAAAGTGTTGATATTATAAGTAATTTTGTAAACAAATCTGAAGATGAAATAGAAAAGTTTCGTAATAATATGGGGCTTGCTATGAGTATTGAGGATTTGCTTTTTTGTCAGGAGTATTTTAAATATACTGAAAAAAGAAATCCAACAATTACAGAAATAAAAGTGATAGATACTTATTGGTCCGATCACTGTAGGCATACAACTTTTTCTACTGTTATTGAAAATATTGATTTTGGAAAAGGTATAATTTCAGAAGAAATTAAAAATACTTTTGATAAATATCTTGAAAGTAGAAATTTTGTGTATAATGATAAACAGAAGGATATTTGTTTAATGGATTTAGCTACTATTGGTGCAAAAGAATTAAGAAAGCAAGGACTTCTTGATGATTTAGAAATATCCGATGAAATCAATGCCTGTAGTATAGTTATCAAAGTTGAAATAGATGGTAAAGATGAAGAATGGCTTTTAATGTTTAAAAATGAAACTCATAATCATCCAACTGAAATTGAACCTTTTGGTGGTGCTGCTACATGTCTTGGAGGTGCAATAAGAGATCCTTTATCTGGACGGTCTTACGTTTATCAGGCAATGAGGGTTACAGGTAGTGGAGATCCTAGACAAAGTATAGAAGATACATTAACAGGTAAACTTCCTCAAAGAAAAATTTCTACAGAAGCAACAGAAGGCTATAGTTCTTATGGCAATCAAATAGGTCTTTCGACGGGACATGTACTAGAAATTTATCATAGTGATTTCATTGCGAAACGAATGGAAATTGGTGCAGTAATAGGAGCTGCTCCAAAGGATAATGTAGTGAGAGGAAATCCTGAAAAAGGTGATGTTGTAATACTTTTAGGCGGGAGAACTGGAAGAGATGGCTGTGGTGGAGCAACAGGTTCATCTAAGGAGCATACAGAAGAATCAATTAATTTATGTGGTTCTGAAGTTCAAAAGGGAAATGCGCCTACAGAGAGAAAAATACAAAGACTATTTAGAAACCCAAGCGTTAGTAAATTAATAAAGAGATGTAATGATTTTGGCGCAGGAGGAGTTTCAGTTGCAATAGGAGAACTTGCAGATGGTTTAATTATAAATTTAGATTTAGTTCCAAAAAAATATAAGGGATTAGACGGAACTGAACTTGCCATATCAGAATCTCAAGAAAGAATGGCAGTTGTTGTTAAAAAAGAAGATATTAAAATATTTAATGAATTAGCTCATAAGGAGAACCTTGAATCAACAGCTGTTGCTGAGGTGACTGATGACAGAAGACTTGTAATGAACTGGAAGGGACATACAATATTAAATATTAGCAGAGATTTTTTAGATACTAATGGTAAAAAGCAATACATTAATGCATTAATAAAAGAACCTCTAGTAAAAGAAATAAATATTATTAATAATTTTAAAAGTGATAATTTAAAGGAAATGTGGCTAGAAAATTTAAAAGATTTAAATGTAGCATGTCAGAAAGGAATGGTAGAAAGGTTTGATTCTACTATAGGAGCAGGAACAGTGTTAATGCCTTTTGGAGGGAAAAATCAATTAACTCCTTCTGAGGGGATGGTAGCTAAAATTCCTGTTCAAAGAGGAACGACAAATACATGTTCATTAATGGCACATGGCTATGATCCATTTCTTTCTAAGATTAGTCCTTATCATGGTGCCATGTATGCAGTTATTCATTCAGTTGCCAAAATTGTATCAATGGGTGGAAATTATAAAAATATTAGATTAACCTTTCAAGAGTACTTTGAAAAATTAAACAAGGATCCTGAAAAATGGGGGAAACCATTAAGCGCTTTATTAGGAGCTTTTAAGGCACAACATGAAATGAAAATTCCAGCTATAGGTGGTAAAGATAGTATGTCAGGTACATTCAAAGATTTAAATGTACCACCGACTTTAGTTAGTTTTGCAGTTACCACATCTAAAGTCAAAAATATAATATCACCAGAATTTAAAAAAATTAATAGCAAAGTTGTTTTAGTAAATATTAAAAAAGATAAATTTAATTTACCAGATTTTGATGATTTAAAAAGAAAATATGAATCCATATATGAGGCTGTATCTTTAAGAAAAATATTGAGTGCACATACAGTTGGATATGGAGGTACTGCTGCTGCAATAAGTAAAATGACTTTTGGGAATGATATTGGTTTCAGAACAAAAGAAGGTTTGTTAGTTGATTCAAAAGGATATTTTTCACCTAATTATGGAGATATAATACTTGAATTAGAACAAAATATAGATATAGATTTAGAATGTATAGAATTAGGATACACTACTAGTGAAAAAAATGTTGTCGTAAATAGTTCTTTTATAATAACGATAGACGAAATGAAAAAGTCATGGATAGAACCATTAAATGATATTTATCCTATTAAAAAAGATTTATCAGAAACAATAGAAAAATATTACCATACTGGAGGTATTAAACTAAAATCTACATTAAATATTGCAAAACCTAAGGTGCTTATTCCAACATTTCCTGGAACAAACTGTGAATATGATACTAAAAGAGCTTTCGAAAGAGCTGGTGCTAATGCAGAAATTTATGTATTTAGAAATCTAAGTGCTTTTGATATAGAAGAATCGATTAGAGAAATGAATAATTTAATAAGACAGTCACAGATAATTGCGTTTCCGGGAGGATTTAGTTCGGGAGATGAACCCGAAGGATCAGGTAAATTTATATCAGCAGTTTTTCGAAATGAATTGCTAAAGGAAGCGGTTATGGATTTATTAAGAAACAGAGATGGATTAATAATTGGAATTTGCAACGGTTTCCAAGCTTTAATTAAACTTGGTCTTGTGCCATTTGGAGAAATTGTAGATATGAAAGATGGGTATCCTACTCTAACTTACAATAAAATAGGTAGACATATTTCTACTTTTGCTAGAACCAAGGTAGTGTCCAATTTGTCTCCATGGTTAAAAGGTTGTAATATAGGCGATACGCATAATATACCTATATCACATGGAGAAGGAAGATTTGTTGCAAGTGAATACTGGATTAAAAAATTGAAGGAAAATGGACAAATTGCTACTCAATATGTTGATTTCGATGGTAATCCATCCTATGATGGACTATTCAACCCAAACGGATCGACATACGCAGTAGAATGTATTACAAGTCCCGATGGAAGAGTTTTAGGAAAAATGGGACATTCTGAAAGACTTGATAAGGATATATATGTAAATATTCCAGGAAATAAGGACCAACTAATATTTGAGTCAGGCGTTAATTATTATAAGTAG
- the purM gene encoding phosphoribosylformylglycinamidine cyclo-ligase: MSDKLTYKDSGVDIHAGYKTVNLIKNYVKNTHTKGVISDIGGFGGLFAIDKNEYEEPVLVSGTDGVGTKLMIAFKTDVHDTIGEDAVAMCVNDVICQGAKPLFFLDYIATGRLDPEKASNIVKGVANGCIKAGAALIGGETAEMPGLYSEGEYDIAGFCVGIVDKKKIIDGSRITEGDILIGIPSSGIHSNGYSLVRKVFFDYKNFNVNQYINELKSTLGEALLKPTRIYTKLIINLVSKFDIKGMSNITGGGFYENIPRMFPKGISANINTKNIDVLPIFKLIQKEGNIDIDEMYSTFNMGIGIVVAVSSNIAENVMKYLEGMGEKPVIIGSTVKREGRLKICHEQK; the protein is encoded by the coding sequence ATGTCTGATAAATTAACTTATAAAGATTCTGGTGTTGATATACATGCAGGTTATAAAACAGTAAATTTAATAAAAAATTATGTTAAAAACACTCATACTAAAGGGGTAATTTCAGATATTGGTGGTTTTGGAGGACTCTTTGCTATTGATAAAAATGAATATGAAGAACCTGTATTAGTATCTGGAACAGATGGTGTAGGTACAAAGTTAATGATAGCATTTAAAACTGATGTTCATGATACAATAGGAGAAGATGCTGTTGCTATGTGTGTTAATGATGTAATATGTCAAGGAGCAAAACCTCTTTTCTTTTTAGATTATATAGCAACTGGAAGATTAGACCCAGAAAAAGCTTCAAATATAGTAAAAGGTGTTGCAAATGGTTGTATAAAGGCAGGAGCGGCTTTAATTGGAGGGGAAACTGCCGAAATGCCAGGTCTTTATAGTGAAGGTGAGTATGATATAGCAGGTTTTTGTGTTGGGATAGTAGATAAGAAGAAAATAATTGATGGTTCGAGAATCACGGAAGGTGATATACTTATAGGAATTCCTTCAAGTGGTATTCATAGTAATGGATATTCTTTAGTTAGAAAAGTATTTTTTGATTATAAAAATTTTAATGTAAATCAATATATAAATGAGCTAAAAAGTACATTAGGAGAAGCATTGTTAAAACCTACAAGAATATATACAAAATTGATTATAAACTTAGTATCTAAGTTTGACATTAAAGGTATGTCTAATATAACAGGGGGAGGTTTCTATGAAAACATACCTCGAATGTTTCCAAAAGGTATATCAGCTAATATAAATACTAAAAATATTGATGTTTTGCCAATATTTAAACTTATACAAAAAGAAGGTAATATAGATATAGATGAAATGTATTCAACATTTAATATGGGAATAGGAATTGTAGTAGCAGTAAGTTCAAATATAGCAGAAAATGTAATGAAATATCTAGAAGGTATGGGAGAAAAGCCAGTAATAATTGGGAGCACAGTTAAAAGAGAAGGTAGGCTGAAGATATGTCACGAACAAAAATAG